The Hydrotalea sp. genome has a segment encoding these proteins:
- a CDS encoding ankyrin repeat domain-containing protein: MTGKRWGVLLFYFLAVIAPARNQAWHQAIAQDKAQANTAGNVTAGTTAKPITNNPTKAEQALLDAAKEGDTDMVRALIKKHVNVNVRDKKGETALLKAAYYQNFYCAQALVNAGAHVNQADNKGNTPIMAAAWQGDVDTVTMLIKAGANVKAKNNQGYGAVAAASVFSHRAVIKLLHDAGAP; the protein is encoded by the coding sequence ATGACAGGCAAGAGGTGGGGCGTTTTATTATTTTATTTTTTGGCGGTCATCGCGCCGGCGCGCAATCAAGCATGGCATCAGGCGATAGCTCAAGATAAGGCGCAGGCCAATACCGCGGGAAATGTTACGGCCGGGACCACGGCAAAGCCGATTACCAATAACCCGACCAAGGCCGAGCAAGCATTGTTGGATGCCGCCAAAGAGGGCGACACCGACATGGTGCGCGCCCTGATAAAAAAACATGTCAATGTGAATGTGCGGGATAAAAAGGGCGAAACGGCCTTGCTCAAGGCGGCCTATTACCAGAATTTTTATTGCGCCCAGGCCTTGGTCAATGCCGGTGCACATGTCAACCAAGCCGATAACAAGGGCAACACGCCGATAATGGCCGCGGCATGGCAGGGCGATGTTGACACCGTAACCATGTTGATAAAGGCCGGCGCCAATGTGAAGGCAAAAAACAACCAGGGTTACGGGGCCGTGGCCGCGGCATCGGTCT